Proteins encoded by one window of Arachis ipaensis cultivar K30076 chromosome B04, Araip1.1, whole genome shotgun sequence:
- the LOC107635486 gene encoding calcium/calmodulin-regulated receptor-like kinase 2: protein MVKQADLVIICVTVGVALGVLIACATFFAARWYKKRIRLIRSSNDPGSTTLPIRTNGLEASTEISASLTSSIAVSGSDNLQRKTHYFGWWNHQTKDPVSPASGILKYSYKEIQKATKNFTNILGEGSFGTVYKATMATGEVVAVKMLAPNSKQGEKEFQTEVLLLGRLHHRNLVNLLGYCVDKGQRMLVYEFMSNGSLSNLLYDEDKDLSWDDRLQIAVDISHGIQYLHEGAVPPVIHRDLKSANILLDHSVRAKVADFGLSKEEVFDDHKSGLKGTYGYMDPAYISTSKFTMKSDIYSFGIIIFELITAIHPHQNLMEYINLAAMDYDGIDGIIETQLVGKCNLEEVRKLAKIAHKCLHKSPRKRPSIGEISQGIMMIKQRRLVKEDTMSFASSNYSRTLSRIEDQQVELSRIATTMNQREGR from the exons ATGGTTAAGCAAGCTGATTTAGTCATCATATGTGTCACTGTTGGTGTGGCCCTTGGAGTTCTCATAGCTTGCGCCACATTCTTCGCCGCGAGGTGGTACAAGAAGCGCATTCGACTCATAAGATCTTCAAATGATCCTGGTTCAACAACTCTTCCAATAAGAACAaatggattggaagcaagcacTGAAATTAGTGCTTCTCTCACAAGTTCCATAGCCGTTTCAGGATCAGATAATCTACAAAGGAAGACACATTATTTCGGTTGGTGGAATCATCAAACTAAGGATCCAGTTTCCCCTGCTTCTGGAATTCTGAAGTACTCTTACAA AGAAATTCAAAAGGCCacaaagaatttcacaaatatatTAGGAGAAGGATCATTTGGCACAGTTTATAAAGCCACAATGGCTACAGGAGAGGTGGTAGCTGTGAAGATGCTTGCTCCCAACTCCAAACAAGGAGAGAAAGAGTTCCAGACAGAG GTACTTCTGCTAGGAAGACTGCATCATCGGAATCTTGTGAACTTGTTAGGATACTGTGTAGATAAAGGACAGCGTATGTTGGTTTATGAATTCATGAGTAATGGAAGTTTATCAAACCTTTTATATG ATGAAGACAAGGATCTAAGTTGGGATGACAGGCTGCAGATTGCTGTTGATATTTCACATGGAATACAATACCTTCATGAAGGA GCAGTCCCACCAGTGATACATCGCGATTTGAAATCGGCCAACATACTTCTAGATCACTCCGTGAGAGCTAAG GTGGCTGATTTTGGGCTATCAAAGGAAGAGGTATTTGATGACCACAAATCTGGCCTTAAAGGCACATATGGCTATATGGATCCAGCATACATCTCCACAAGCAAGTTCACAATGAAGAGTGACATTTACAGTTTTGGTATAATAATCTTTGAGCTCATTACTGCCATCCACCCCCATCAAAATTTGATGGAATACATCAACCTT GCTGCAATGGACTATGATGGCATAGATGGGATTATAGAGACACAACTTGTGGGGAAATGCAACCTTGAAGAAGTAAGGAAGCTAGCCAAAATTGCTCACAAATGTTTGCATAAATCACCTAGAAAAAGACCCTCTATTGGTGAAATATCACAAGGTATAATGATGATTAAGCAAAGGCGCCTTGTGAAGGAAGACACTATGTCATTTGCAAGCAGTAACTACTCAAGAACTTTGAGTAGGATAGAGGATCAacaagttgagttaagtaggatAGCCACCACCATGAACCAAAGAGAAGGTAGATGA
- the LOC107635484 gene encoding phosphatidylinositol 4-kinase gamma 7 isoform X2 produces the protein MEKKPSWRRRVFVQTETGCVLGMELDRSDNAHTVKRKLQIALNVPTEESSLICGDMILKNDLSVVRNDSPLLLTRNFLHRSSSSPCLSPTGRDLQQKDRSREIEIIGCAEISSETKQLVKDIISAIKMGIEPIPIQSGLGGAYYFRNCDGENAAIVKPTDEEPYAPNNPKGFVGNALGQPGLKRSVRVGETGLREVAAYLLDHDHFANVPSTALVKVTHPIFNINDRVNGNMHPNKKQISKIASLQQYIPHDFDASDHGTSSFPVAAVHRIGILDIRILNTDRHAGNLLVRKLEGLGRFDQVELVPIDHGLCLPENLEDPYFEWIHWPQASIPFSDDELNYIHNLDPFRDSDMLRMELPMIREACLRVLVLCTIFLKEAADFGLCLAEIGDMMSREFQGHDEEPSELELICIEAKKLLEQEEFTSFEAEVGDKEATQFQLDCEDQSFDFNANEEKLTGMPSFPFGSKSRNGRNPLSKLEENVMEDEAVNEEETTLGADECTGPAGNLVPNISMMSMSMKSTGMDEKSWQHSGTKQKGGFLAGTSSGNTSLNELPATSSFVKVTDMDEEEWNQFLENFQRLLIPAFDNCKRGNGSKKQRQRLGTSCQF, from the coding sequence ATGGAAAAAAAGCCCTCCTGGCGGAGACGAGTATTTGTACAGACTGAAACTGGTTGTGTTTTGGGGATGGAGTTAGATAGAAGTGACAATGCCCATACTGTGAAGAGGAAGTTGCAGATTGCACTCAATGTCCCAACCGAGGAAAGCTCACTTATATGTGGGGACATGATCTTGAAAAATGATTTAAGTGTTGTTAGAAATGATTCTCCGCTTCTTCTCACCAGGAACTTCTTACACCGGAGTTCATCTAGCCCTTGCCTTTCACCAACTGGTAGGGATCTTCAGCAAAAAGATCGGAGTAGAGAAATTGAGATTATAGGCTGTGCAGAAATATCTTCTGAAACAAAACAGCTGGTCAAGGATATTATAAGTGCAATAAAAATGGGCATTGAACCAATTCCCATTCAAAGTGGATTGGGAGGTGCATACTATTTTAGGAACTGCGATGGGGAAAATGCTGCTATTGTCAAACCAACAGATGAGGAGCCTTATGCACCAAACAATCCAAAAGGTTTTGTTGGCAACGCCCTTGGGCAACCAGGACTGAAACGTTCAGTGAGGGTTGGGGAGACAGGCTTAAGAGAAGTTGCAGCTTACCTTCTGGACCATGATCATTTTGCTAATGTTCCTTCTACTGCCCTTGTGAAGGTGACACATCCTATTTTTAACATTAATGACCGGGTCAATGGTAATATGCATCCTAACAAGAAGCAAATAAGCAAGATTGCATCACTGCAGCAGTACATTCCTCATGATTTTGATGCAAGTGATCATGGAACTTCTAGTTTCCCTGTTGCTGCTGTTCATAGGATTGGGATTTTAGATATTCGGATTTTAAATACGGACAGACATGCAGGAAACCTTCTTGTCAGGAAGCTTGAAGGTCTTGGAAGATTTGATCAGGTGGAGCTCGTTCCTATTGATCATGGTCTTTGCCTCCCTGAAAATCTGGAAGATCCGTATTTTGAGTGGATCCATTGGCCTCAGGCTTCAATTCCCTTCTCAGATGATGAGCTCAACTACATACATAATTTAGACCCATTTCGTGATTCAGACATGCTGAGAATGGAGCTGCCCATGATCCGAGAAGCTTGTTTGCGGGTTTTGGTTCTCTGCACTATATTCCTTAAGGAAGCAGCCGACTTTGGTCTTTGTCTTGCTGAGATTGGTGACATGATGAGTCGGGAATTTCAAGGTCATGATGAAGAGCCCAGTGAGCTTGAGCTTATATGTATTGAAGCAAAGAAACTATTAGAGCAGGAAGAGTTTACTTCTTTCGAGGCAGAAGTAGGAGATAAAGAGGCGACTCAGTTCCAATTAGATTGTGAGGATCAGAGTTTTGACTTCAACGCGAATGAAGAGAAACTGACTGGCATGCCATCTTTCCCATTTGGATCAAAAAGTAGAAATGGCAGAAACCCACTCTCTAAGCTAGAGGAAAATGTGATGGAGGATGAGGCCGTGAATGAAGAGGAGACAACCTTAGGTGCAGATGAATGTACAGGCCCTGCAGGAAATTTGGTACCTAACATTTCTATGATGTCAATGTCCATGAAAAGCACGGGAATGGATGAGAAAAGTTGGCAGCACTCGGGTACAAAGCAAAAAGGTGGTTTTTTGGCTGGTACATCATCTGGGAACACGAGTTTGAATGAGTTGCCTGCGACCTCTAGCTTCGTGAAGGTGACAGATATGGATGAAGAGGAGTGGAACCAGTTTCTTGAGAATTTTCAGAGGTTGTTGATCCCAGCTTTTGATAATTGCAAACGAGGGAACGGGAGTAAGAAGCAGAGACAGAGGCTAGGAACGTCATGCCAGTTTTAG
- the LOC107635488 gene encoding uncharacterized protein LOC107635488 — MDSKNTHEENISGNVLYGLKSSFGSLGEQKKDQNKHVIMESKASRLFTKFVIPRRSGPTKTNRKCSQDCNDVSINERRRKSLKISEGTSHKKDESHHHQSLVEAEKEVANLIYKDYKGKPSHKPPINNNEPGN, encoded by the exons ATGGATTCCAAGAATACTCATGAAGAGAATATTTCAG GAAATGTGCTATATGGTTTGAAGTCCTCTTTCGGAAGCCTAGGAGAGCAAAAGAAAGATCAG AATAAGCATGTGATAATGGAGTCAAAGGCATCAAGATTATTCACCAAATTTGTGATTCCAAGGAGAAGTGGTCCAACCAAAACAAACAGAAAATGTTCACAAGATTGCAATGATGTATCAATTaatgaaagaagaaggaagagcttAAAGATATCTGAAGGTACTTCTCATAAGAAAGATGAAAGCCATCATCACCAAAGTCTTGTTGAGGCAGAAAAAGAGGTAGCCAATCTCATCTATAAAGATTATAAAGGAAAACCAAGCCACAAGCCACCCATCAATAATAATGAGCCTGGAAATTGA
- the LOC107635484 gene encoding phosphatidylinositol 4-kinase gamma 7 isoform X1 — MAVATFTGPPKGECCGNKNMEKKPSWRRRVFVQTETGCVLGMELDRSDNAHTVKRKLQIALNVPTEESSLICGDMILKNDLSVVRNDSPLLLTRNFLHRSSSSPCLSPTGRDLQQKDRSREIEIIGCAEISSETKQLVKDIISAIKMGIEPIPIQSGLGGAYYFRNCDGENAAIVKPTDEEPYAPNNPKGFVGNALGQPGLKRSVRVGETGLREVAAYLLDHDHFANVPSTALVKVTHPIFNINDRVNGNMHPNKKQISKIASLQQYIPHDFDASDHGTSSFPVAAVHRIGILDIRILNTDRHAGNLLVRKLEGLGRFDQVELVPIDHGLCLPENLEDPYFEWIHWPQASIPFSDDELNYIHNLDPFRDSDMLRMELPMIREACLRVLVLCTIFLKEAADFGLCLAEIGDMMSREFQGHDEEPSELELICIEAKKLLEQEEFTSFEAEVGDKEATQFQLDCEDQSFDFNANEEKLTGMPSFPFGSKSRNGRNPLSKLEENVMEDEAVNEEETTLGADECTGPAGNLVPNISMMSMSMKSTGMDEKSWQHSGTKQKGGFLAGTSSGNTSLNELPATSSFVKVTDMDEEEWNQFLENFQRLLIPAFDNCKRGNGSKKQRQRLGTSCQF; from the coding sequence ATGGCTGTTGCAACCTTCACAGGACCTCCTAAGGGTGAATGTTGTGGGAATAAGAACATGGAAAAAAAGCCCTCCTGGCGGAGACGAGTATTTGTACAGACTGAAACTGGTTGTGTTTTGGGGATGGAGTTAGATAGAAGTGACAATGCCCATACTGTGAAGAGGAAGTTGCAGATTGCACTCAATGTCCCAACCGAGGAAAGCTCACTTATATGTGGGGACATGATCTTGAAAAATGATTTAAGTGTTGTTAGAAATGATTCTCCGCTTCTTCTCACCAGGAACTTCTTACACCGGAGTTCATCTAGCCCTTGCCTTTCACCAACTGGTAGGGATCTTCAGCAAAAAGATCGGAGTAGAGAAATTGAGATTATAGGCTGTGCAGAAATATCTTCTGAAACAAAACAGCTGGTCAAGGATATTATAAGTGCAATAAAAATGGGCATTGAACCAATTCCCATTCAAAGTGGATTGGGAGGTGCATACTATTTTAGGAACTGCGATGGGGAAAATGCTGCTATTGTCAAACCAACAGATGAGGAGCCTTATGCACCAAACAATCCAAAAGGTTTTGTTGGCAACGCCCTTGGGCAACCAGGACTGAAACGTTCAGTGAGGGTTGGGGAGACAGGCTTAAGAGAAGTTGCAGCTTACCTTCTGGACCATGATCATTTTGCTAATGTTCCTTCTACTGCCCTTGTGAAGGTGACACATCCTATTTTTAACATTAATGACCGGGTCAATGGTAATATGCATCCTAACAAGAAGCAAATAAGCAAGATTGCATCACTGCAGCAGTACATTCCTCATGATTTTGATGCAAGTGATCATGGAACTTCTAGTTTCCCTGTTGCTGCTGTTCATAGGATTGGGATTTTAGATATTCGGATTTTAAATACGGACAGACATGCAGGAAACCTTCTTGTCAGGAAGCTTGAAGGTCTTGGAAGATTTGATCAGGTGGAGCTCGTTCCTATTGATCATGGTCTTTGCCTCCCTGAAAATCTGGAAGATCCGTATTTTGAGTGGATCCATTGGCCTCAGGCTTCAATTCCCTTCTCAGATGATGAGCTCAACTACATACATAATTTAGACCCATTTCGTGATTCAGACATGCTGAGAATGGAGCTGCCCATGATCCGAGAAGCTTGTTTGCGGGTTTTGGTTCTCTGCACTATATTCCTTAAGGAAGCAGCCGACTTTGGTCTTTGTCTTGCTGAGATTGGTGACATGATGAGTCGGGAATTTCAAGGTCATGATGAAGAGCCCAGTGAGCTTGAGCTTATATGTATTGAAGCAAAGAAACTATTAGAGCAGGAAGAGTTTACTTCTTTCGAGGCAGAAGTAGGAGATAAAGAGGCGACTCAGTTCCAATTAGATTGTGAGGATCAGAGTTTTGACTTCAACGCGAATGAAGAGAAACTGACTGGCATGCCATCTTTCCCATTTGGATCAAAAAGTAGAAATGGCAGAAACCCACTCTCTAAGCTAGAGGAAAATGTGATGGAGGATGAGGCCGTGAATGAAGAGGAGACAACCTTAGGTGCAGATGAATGTACAGGCCCTGCAGGAAATTTGGTACCTAACATTTCTATGATGTCAATGTCCATGAAAAGCACGGGAATGGATGAGAAAAGTTGGCAGCACTCGGGTACAAAGCAAAAAGGTGGTTTTTTGGCTGGTACATCATCTGGGAACACGAGTTTGAATGAGTTGCCTGCGACCTCTAGCTTCGTGAAGGTGACAGATATGGATGAAGAGGAGTGGAACCAGTTTCTTGAGAATTTTCAGAGGTTGTTGATCCCAGCTTTTGATAATTGCAAACGAGGGAACGGGAGTAAGAAGCAGAGACAGAGGCTAGGAACGTCATGCCAGTTTTAG